Genomic window (Culex pipiens pallens isolate TS chromosome 3, TS_CPP_V2, whole genome shotgun sequence):
atgcagtattttttgtagtgtcctggactatgcctctacgcattttttacaatttgaatgataatggtgccattttatagcagaaaatgacaaaaacatgaaaaatgtaataataagCGGTGGTAGAATAGACCAAATActactaaaaacaaacataaaccaaacaagttatatgcaaattaaaatactaaaaataaaataagagagGTAAAGTTTTTtgcagaacaaaagttgcttaaaatgacTTCCTAAacacaagaaaattaaaaaaaatgaaaaaaaagttgggcagtagagggttaaactacTTTGAATTTCACACATCGTTCttgaagcaaaaagcaaaagacGAACAGCATTGTAATGAAAGTTATAGCATATcattatgtaaattttttgatactctgttatttttaaaacataatacGAATTCTAGTTCTAATTTAAATATGAGGCATTGCAGAGTTGAAAGCAACGCGCCTgcacgaggtttgattcaactaaattattgttgaaattaatcaacattaaaCTGAGTTGaagaaaatcttgattttcaaatacagcgtccaatttccttgggttccaaattcccgggaaacgggaaattttcaataaatttatcgaaaattgttctgatcttggttctgattaatattcttcaacaaaattgtataaaatagcaacttaaatgatcaaaataagtgCGATGGTCAATTAATGCCTTGACcgcttgcagaaaaaaaatcaagaaaaatccGCACAcactataaaaaaattattagtattttttgtgCAGTATTGTATTTCTAATCACAGTTTTTGGACagcgagtaaaatgaatccatgcttcaaaaccatagaattgctaTTAAATATGGCGCTGTGaacagtttgagagaatatggtaaagaataatattgagacgacgttgaaatgaaaaaaaaaatcatgaagaaaatagggatttttttccagaacaaatcTAACTTGTTTAAGCTCATGAATGAAAGGATAAGCATTGAATTCACCTTAAAAATCTGCTTTTCACTAGCAACATCATTTTcatgaaatcaaaaagtttttctcaaagtttttaaatatttggagcgagattttgaaatatgtttcctTTTTTTGGACACCTTCTATATAATACGAAGTAGTTATTTAATGATTCAGCGTAGTAAATGACTTCGgctaaaagaattttcatagcaATAAAACTAGTTTAGAcgctacacccagaactgggcatcggcatacgagaggataaagagcacggttcGAAAGTAAAAtcgtactgtgtgcggacggagaggatgaatcccgaaattacctagagtactttactcttgggttcatcttcaaaaaaagttcatctatcaaaaaaaaaaaaagcaccgGTACTGAGATTCGAAcacaagaccttcggcatatcgaaccgtgcctttgccgtgtgggccaccatggttcacTAAGaagcggtcatttgtccatataagccactcaattggatgaactgtttcaatgaattaATGAATACGCGAGAGATCTTTACTCACGCTAAAaagtactttcctcacgtttcttttcgggaggactatcccctcggcctttaactttgggtgtggtTCATATTGaaacctcttacgcccttgttAGCTCAAGTGTAAATTCTTAACATTAAACTGTtaacacttttaaacaaattaacataattctttttgcacatgATTATTTTTGAGACATCaaaggtttttttcaattttcatccaattgggtcctaaaataaagcttagattgctgatattaatttttagagcgataaagcttatttttctgagtacattgaccctttgtacgaccacaaagagtttaaaatggatttttaaatcaattttgaaaaattaacctcgcggtccttcttgacagaaaagttcctacttgacagctcgttccaagaggaccatagttaaaaaaaacgaagttgactttatagctgtcggccaccattgctagtaccaaccactagtgtcttcctttttatctacaaggacttcgccgccctgggctcctaagtgtatgaaagtatggcacggagcgacggcgccgaatacccatatttacacaaagaattttggagcgcccgccgcgggattcgaaccggcgacctctggatcgTGAGtctagtgcgcggtccgattgatccacacgggcgggacagaggaggaccatagttgatccatcgaaaaaaatgttgtcttgtcataattttttttgcattaaaatgaaaaaaaagtgatcagaaatggtttttgatcgtgttttttaccgttgtacataaaaatttacaaatggcTTTAATACTCAATTTGGCCATGGCaaacaaaatcgtaaaaaaaaaactttattttggtCTTGGCAGAAAGGGGTAACTTACTTTcaaattttcgtttaaaaaactaaccagaattttaaaagttaatttCATTCCAAAATATCGTAATTTTCGATGCCTAACgaataaactgaattgaataaaatattactgagtttttttctttactattttttgtaaatttaaaaaaaaatgtgccaagAAGTTAGGAAATGTATACATCcgtttgaatttcgggaattcccgggaaattaacaaatttcccgggaaagccttttgttgttgttttgaaatctatttgattttcaaatcaacattttttccatatttttctgcattttaagaatatttcagAAAACTTGTTTTCCCGAGTGCCTAATCTCAGATATATAGCATGTTATCTCAACCCAGTCgactaagatttttaaatctaaaataaaaaaaaaaaaactttataatttaaaCAAGAGTTTTCCagtgggattttgttagtgggtaccCTAATGACTGctaataaacataatttatctCAAATCGATCATACCTTTACCAGCGTAAccatcaaaaatcttaaattcaatTATCTTCGGAACTAATGCTGCGGTTTTTGTTCCGCACGAACGATTCAAAGAAATATTTTAGTACCGCCAGTTTCAACTATCAGCTTTTATTGTCTATAAATTCGATCTCACATCAATCGCCAACTTTCAATCTTTGTCCGATTGTCACCGAATCTTAATCAACTACCCACTAAGTTTCTCGTACCAATTCTAAACTCGAAATGAAAGTTCCTCCCTTCGCGCCAATCGGGAACCACTCCGACCTCCCCAGCTGCAAGTAAGTGCTAATTACTGCACGAGTCCGAAAAAAACAGTGTTGCAACAGCAGGGTTGCTCCCCCAATTATGGCCTTATTAGTGGTCACCGCCTTCCCGCGACCCCGGTGGCAGCCAACCCTGGGCTGGGCGTTGGGCGCGGCCCTGCTGCTGACCAGCGGAGTGAACGGTGGCTACCCCCGTGACGTCGAGTTGATCGAGCCGGTTACGGGGAACCTTAACCGCAACGACCCACCGCCAAAGGTTGCGCGCGGCCGGCACCACTATCCAAGTTACGTGAAAGGTCAAGACCCGGTCGAGGAGTACAATCGCCGGAGGTTGCACGTGGACACCTCGCGGTACTTGAGCGGTCACCGGGAAGCCCCCTCGCACTGGGATGGCCACCGGCAGCTGGAGGCCGAGGGACGGGCCCTTCGGGAACGGTATGGACGGCGTTCGGGGGTTAAAAGTGATCGACTGCAGAGGCAGAAAAAAGTGCAGCATCGTGAAGGGGTCGATCGAGGCAGGGGTGTGAAAGGTCGCCAGAAAGTGAAAGATCCAATTAAACGGCGCGTTGGACGGCGGGTGCAGTTGGATATGGATGCTCCGAGGAGGTACGAGGAGTCGGATCCGCACGTGTTCTCGTACGAACGGGCGGAACCGGTGGTAGAGGGGGATGAAGATTCTGGAAGGCAGGCCAGTTTACCGGATGATGTAAAGTTCTTTCAGTGAGTATTTGGCAGTTGTAGAATAGAATCGAtcacaggaaaaaaaacaagcttttaATAGGGATCTCTACTGCGAGCAAAAGTCTCCCCTGGAGTTGGAGTTTGGCCATCTGTACGAGACTCAGGATGGCTGGGAAGAGCGGTACGAACGTCAGGATCACAAGAATCATCGACACCAGGGAAAAGTAAAtcaagtttggttgaattttcaaaatggcttATCATTGATCTTGCTTTGTTTATGGTAGCTGCACaatatttattctttttttcaaatttaactcaatttcaaattgaacatgattttcataattttatttca
Coding sequences:
- the LOC120415807 gene encoding uncharacterized protein LOC120415807 isoform X1; translated protein: MALLVVTAFPRPRWQPTLGWALGAALLLTSGVNGGYPRDVELIEPVTGNLNRNDPPPKVARGRHHYPSYVKGQDPVEEYNRRRLHVDTSRYLSGHREAPSHWDGHRQLEAEGRALRERYGRRSGVKSDRLQRQKKVQHREGVDRGRGVKGRQKVKDPIKRRVGRRVQLDMDAPRRYEESDPHVFSYERAEPVVEGDEDSGRQASLPDDVKFFQDLYCEQKSPLELEFGHLYETQDGWEERYERQDHKNHRHQGKVKWADKKGGFGEHYWDLNHVTS
- the LOC120415807 gene encoding uncharacterized protein LOC120415807 isoform X2 — protein: MALLVVTAFPRPRWQPTLGWALGAALLLTSGVNGGYPRDVELIEPVTGNLNRNDPPPKVARGRHHYPSYVKGQDPVEEYNRRRLHVDTSRYLSGHREAPSHWDGHRQLEAEGRALRERYGRRSGVKSDRLQRQKKVQHREGVDRGRGVKGRQKVKDPIKRRVGRRVQLDMDAPRRYEESDPHVFSYERAEPVVEGDEDSGRQASLPDDVKFFHYLNFFGDGSFNAGSKRGNDQHYVEQHERGSRGAGIFQKRVKWADKKGGFGEHYWDLNHVTS